A window from Candidatus Bathyarchaeota archaeon encodes these proteins:
- a CDS encoding PQQ-binding-like beta-propeller repeat protein: MYCKGKTLTTIIVILCLLSVTSAFPRLTQAESDSENWPMFRQNPAHTASSGVSGPSAPKVLWTFSDGDNALRGSPAIVDGKLYIGSANGNIYCLDATNGHEIWFNFKINSEIQSSPAIENGYLYINGWDGVIYCLNAQTGDIVWKFETGYGTSASPTVVNGYVYATSQDCNLYCLNALNGQEAWRFSLTSLKGPPTQYDMTCGGTSPAVVDGYVYVGGTNLYCLNAVSGELRWSFSAIVDASPTVYEDKIYFSARDKNAYCLDASTGKKIWEKPIITSELYGGSAPAAADDRVYFGSWVQCVDASTGERVWRYGTGDIYASSAPTVAGQYAYFCGNDNNIYCVKAATGEYVWKTKTSGDSPVVVDGVLYIAGSSLVAYSDSGIIPIPTPSPSPYNPQSPTPTPLISKGAIVSIQIVIIFSIAAISAAILIYVSKQRGGAPKTALKKGLRLPIAIILIFLIAASSAIALYEKNQSIPNSEPESNVPSGRLWQTTIGNSESSMVMGNGKLFIVTRHGAYANDALDGHLVWKNENVSGTKIQWYDDSVYVGVFGSVVYRLDENTGEKIMTYPAPGYSKSSPRFVVADGKVIVSYDGTSVFDTNSGGLYWTITQPFTYPWIPYPTPTLGELSSSAKPSNYIYIAYGGRVDQNNGNMLWNTGNHYASNNIVTDNKVIFWNFWIDEANPNNILCVEASSGKTLWKFNSERPIYQPTLYEGLLLFPREEGNIFALRVNDGSLAWTVEGDGKGMMKGNNLPADAKSFSDPSVSQIVVDPQTNSATWGFLITQRQINGTNGNDLYVGDFTSIALSDGAILQKTSIQKSGSIENGASLGLALGKKDLYLTAGNDLWTIDILSGNSSLIEHFKSAAGTIISNNNKVYVAAGTYLSAYE; this comes from the coding sequence ATGTACTGTAAAGGCAAGACTTTAACCACAATTATAGTTATTCTCTGCCTTTTATCAGTAACCTCTGCCTTTCCAAGGCTAACACAAGCTGAATCTGACTCTGAAAATTGGCCAATGTTTCGCCAAAACCCAGCCCACACCGCATCTTCAGGCGTCTCAGGACCGTCAGCGCCCAAAGTTCTTTGGACATTTTCAGATGGCGACAACGCTCTACGGGGTTCGCCTGCTATTGTTGATGGTAAACTATACATAGGTTCAGCAAACGGGAACATCTATTGCCTTGACGCCACAAATGGGCACGAAATCTGGTTTAACTTCAAAATAAACTCAGAAATCCAATCCTCCCCAGCAATTGAAAACGGCTATTTGTACATTAACGGCTGGGACGGCGTGATATATTGCCTAAATGCTCAAACAGGCGACATCGTATGGAAATTTGAGACTGGCTATGGAACAAGCGCTTCGCCAACAGTAGTTAACGGTTACGTTTATGCTACTTCACAGGATTGTAACTTGTACTGTCTAAACGCCTTAAATGGACAAGAAGCTTGGCGATTCTCATTAACCAGCCTTAAGGGACCGCCAACGCAATATGACATGACCTGTGGAGGCACCTCCCCAGCAGTTGTCGATGGTTACGTCTATGTCGGGGGCACAAACTTATACTGTCTAAACGCCGTCTCGGGGGAACTAAGATGGAGCTTTTCAGCAATCGTAGATGCTTCACCAACAGTTTATGAAGACAAAATCTATTTTTCTGCCCGTGACAAAAACGCCTACTGCTTAGATGCTTCAACTGGCAAAAAAATTTGGGAAAAACCCATCATAACATCGGAACTATACGGAGGAAGCGCGCCAGCAGCTGCAGATGACCGTGTATACTTTGGCAGTTGGGTTCAATGTGTAGATGCTTCTACTGGAGAAAGAGTCTGGCGCTATGGTACGGGAGACATCTACGCATCTTCTGCTCCGACGGTAGCGGGTCAATACGCATACTTTTGCGGTAATGACAACAACATTTACTGCGTCAAGGCAGCCACGGGGGAATATGTTTGGAAAACCAAAACCTCAGGGGACTCACCTGTTGTTGTTGACGGTGTTCTCTATATTGCAGGCAGTTCACTCGTCGCCTACTCAGACTCAGGCATTATCCCAATCCCAACACCATCCCCCAGTCCATACAATCCACAGTCTCCAACCCCAACTCCTTTAATATCAAAAGGCGCAATCGTTTCAATCCAAATAGTGATAATCTTCTCGATTGCTGCAATTTCAGCCGCCATCCTTATCTACGTAAGCAAACAAAGAGGAGGCGCACCCAAAACCGCCTTAAAGAAAGGTCTTAGACTCCCGATAGCTATTATCCTAATTTTCCTCATCGCCGCATCCTCAGCTATAGCGTTATATGAAAAAAACCAGAGCATTCCTAACAGCGAACCTGAATCTAATGTTCCATCAGGACGTCTGTGGCAGACCACGATTGGGAACTCTGAAAGTAGCATGGTAATGGGGAATGGAAAATTATTCATTGTAACCCGCCATGGAGCATATGCAAACGACGCCCTAGACGGACACTTAGTCTGGAAAAACGAAAACGTCTCGGGCACAAAAATTCAGTGGTACGATGACAGTGTATATGTTGGAGTATTTGGCTCGGTGGTGTATCGTCTAGACGAAAATACAGGAGAAAAAATCATGACGTACCCAGCACCTGGCTATTCAAAAAGTTCGCCAAGATTTGTTGTTGCAGACGGAAAAGTAATCGTGTCATATGATGGAACATCAGTTTTCGACACTAACAGTGGAGGGCTCTACTGGACGATTACACAACCCTTCACCTATCCTTGGATACCGTATCCAACACCAACATTAGGAGAATTAAGCAGTTCCGCAAAACCAAGCAACTATATCTACATTGCATATGGAGGCCGAGTGGACCAAAACAATGGCAACATGCTTTGGAACACAGGAAATCACTACGCATCAAACAACATTGTTACAGATAACAAAGTAATTTTTTGGAACTTCTGGATTGACGAAGCAAACCCAAACAATATTCTTTGTGTCGAGGCATCAAGTGGAAAAACACTTTGGAAATTCAATTCAGAACGCCCAATTTATCAACCAACCCTCTATGAGGGATTATTGCTTTTTCCAAGGGAAGAAGGCAACATATTTGCATTAAGGGTAAATGATGGCTCCTTAGCGTGGACGGTCGAGGGCGATGGCAAAGGAATGATGAAAGGCAATAATCTTCCAGCCGACGCTAAAAGTTTTAGTGACCCCTCAGTTTCCCAAATAGTCGTTGACCCTCAAACAAATAGTGCCACATGGGGTTTCCTGATCACCCAACGCCAAATAAACGGAACAAACGGCAACGACCTATACGTCGGAGACTTTACAAGTATAGCGCTTTCAGATGGTGCCATCCTACAAAAAACAAGCATTCAAAAAAGTGGTTCAATAGAAAATGGCGCAAGCTTAGGTTTGGCTCTTGGAAAAAAAGACTTATACTTGACTGCGGGTAACGACCTTTGGACTATTGATATATTATCTGGAAATTCATCGTTAATCGAGCACTTCAAATCAGCGGCAGGAACCATAATTTCAAACAACAACAAGGTTTACGTCGCCGCAGGCACGTATCTATCAGCCTATGAATAA
- a CDS encoding GNAT family N-acetyltransferase, with amino-acid sequence MKKGLEKQMIRQLGKDEEIPFDLLLLADPTEEAIKRYIFNSDIYVLEQNDNIIGVFVLQAISSDEIEIKNIAVAANCQGRGFGRLMLRDATIRAKEKGFKAIVVGTGDVSAILRFYRKEGFELFGARENFFVDNYSEPIYEEGIQLKDMVVLRKVLV; translated from the coding sequence ATGAAAAAGGGATTAGAAAAACAGATGATAAGGCAACTTGGCAAGGATGAAGAGATACCTTTCGACTTGTTACTTCTTGCAGACCCAACCGAGGAAGCAATAAAGAGGTACATTTTCAACTCTGACATTTACGTCTTGGAGCAAAATGACAATATCATTGGTGTATTCGTGCTTCAAGCAATCAGCAGCGATGAGATTGAGATAAAAAATATTGCTGTTGCTGCCAACTGTCAAGGAAGAGGATTCGGCAGACTAATGCTGAGAGATGCGACAATTAGAGCGAAGGAAAAAGGGTTCAAGGCAATTGTCGTGGGAACGGGAGACGTTTCAGCGATATTGCGGTTTTATCGTAAAGAAGGGTTCGAGTTGTTTGGCGCTAGGGAGAACTTTTTTGTTGACAATTATTCAGAGCCAATTTACGAAGAAGGAATTCAACTTAAGGACATGGTAGTATTAAGAAAGGTATTGGTTTGA
- a CDS encoding helix-turn-helix transcriptional regulator, with product MRTRIKELRARYDLTQEDLAKKVGVRRETILFIEKGNYNPSLKLAYDIAKTLHTTIDELFIFE from the coding sequence ATGCGGACCAGAATAAAGGAATTGAGGGCAAGATACGACCTAACACAGGAAGACCTCGCTAAAAAGGTGGGAGTGCGAAGAGAAACCATACTCTTCATAGAAAAAGGAAACTACAATCCCTCGCTCAAGCTAGCGTATGATATCGCAAAAACTTTACATACAACGATTGATGAATTATTCATCTTCGAATAG
- a CDS encoding DUF2178 domain-containing protein — protein sequence MADFIWPIVSIGILVLIILIGVLALWKTRAMIKEKKSGFPLKDERTQKLNGKAAYYAMFICQYFILAYLWITFVGKELFGMPEIEAGYPLIAALLVSALSFIVLRLYFGRKGEP from the coding sequence GTGGCTGATTTCATTTGGCCCATCGTAAGCATTGGAATACTTGTATTGATTATTCTAATCGGCGTTTTAGCGCTTTGGAAAACGCGCGCTATGATCAAAGAAAAAAAGTCTGGTTTTCCGTTAAAGGATGAAAGAACTCAGAAGCTAAACGGGAAAGCGGCATACTACGCGATGTTCATATGCCAATACTTCATCTTAGCATACCTGTGGATTACTTTCGTTGGAAAAGAATTATTTGGAATGCCTGAAATCGAAGCAGGCTACCCGTTGATAGCTGCACTCCTGGTTTCCGCGTTATCCTTTATTGTGCTTCGATTGTATTTTGGCAGAAAAGGAGAACCATAA
- a CDS encoding DEAD/DEAH box helicase, producing the protein MPTYYCKKCGKTHSQKEYAQSLFCTECGTFLTRGSRPSNFRPPQISKPSQSKPVNASKETTPQKTQTQQTPIAHTQIIPAQDACYGELDKPLPENISTYLQNKEITFYSHQAETINKARQGKNVIIATQTASGKTLAFNIPVFDALTNDKKATALYIYPSKALTNDQLKVLQEIEMGTGIKVDSNVYDGDTPKEQRASIRENSRIILTNPYGLHLYLPWHTLWRSFFQNVKYIILDEAHVYRGVFGSNVAMLLRRLLRICSFYHADPQIILSSATIANPQEHAKKLTGKDFEIISNDGSPRGKKSFVFWNPPFMNPQKTVRRSTHQETKDLLTVSVMKNLQTLCFTTSRQMAELITRWTKEDLKRRNPKLYGAVTAYRAGYLPQERRDIENRLKTKDLIGLVSTNALELGIDIGSLDAVIISGYPGTVISTWQQAGRAGRSKNDSTVTLVAFQNPLDQYFMKHPQDFFERPHEQAIIDLHNRQITSGHIMCAADELPLTDSDEKFFPELFKESIHALSEKDLLKKTAQGWVYSGLERATRVVNLESISGKTVKVLCNGYVLETLPLNKAYEETHAGAILLHQGETYRSEELNLENCTATVRKESTNYYTETQKTVEVAIKKTLEETQKTFKTTLGELTITENYPSYVVKANDVIFKKHTLDLPSSSFSTVGMWFTVPEQVREEIEEAGLNFDGGLHALEHAIIAMAPMFAMCDRWDIGGLSTAVHVDTGKPTIFIYDGFEGGIGISENLYSNIRPLLEKTFELIETCECKDGCPSCIYSPKCGNGNDPLDKKAAYVILQRLLK; encoded by the coding sequence TTGCCGACTTACTACTGCAAAAAATGTGGCAAAACCCACTCTCAAAAGGAATACGCCCAGAGCTTATTCTGCACAGAATGCGGCACCTTTCTTACGCGGGGTAGCAGACCAAGCAATTTCAGACCTCCCCAAATCAGTAAGCCGTCACAATCTAAACCAGTAAACGCCTCAAAAGAAACCACCCCGCAAAAAACGCAAACTCAACAAACCCCTATTGCACATACTCAAATAATTCCTGCGCAAGACGCATGCTATGGCGAGTTGGACAAACCCCTTCCAGAAAACATAAGCACCTACTTGCAAAACAAGGAAATCACGTTCTATTCTCATCAAGCAGAAACCATAAACAAAGCCCGACAAGGCAAAAACGTAATTATCGCCACCCAGACGGCTTCAGGAAAAACATTGGCGTTTAATATCCCTGTTTTTGACGCCCTCACAAACGACAAAAAAGCAACAGCGCTCTACATTTACCCCTCAAAAGCCCTAACAAATGATCAACTCAAAGTTTTACAAGAAATCGAGATGGGCACCGGCATCAAAGTGGATTCTAACGTTTATGACGGCGACACACCAAAAGAGCAACGGGCATCTATACGGGAGAATTCGAGGATAATTTTGACTAACCCTTACGGTTTGCATTTGTACTTGCCTTGGCATACGCTTTGGCGGTCTTTTTTCCAAAACGTAAAGTACATTATACTTGATGAAGCGCATGTTTATCGAGGCGTTTTCGGCTCAAACGTAGCCATGCTTCTACGAAGACTGCTAAGAATCTGCAGTTTTTACCATGCAGACCCCCAAATCATACTCTCGTCAGCAACCATAGCTAACCCGCAGGAACACGCAAAGAAACTAACCGGAAAAGATTTTGAAATAATTTCAAACGATGGCTCCCCAAGAGGAAAAAAATCATTCGTGTTTTGGAATCCGCCGTTCATGAACCCACAGAAAACTGTTCGCCGGTCAACGCACCAAGAAACTAAAGACCTTCTAACCGTAAGCGTCATGAAAAACCTGCAAACGCTTTGCTTTACAACTTCGCGGCAGATGGCTGAGCTTATAACACGATGGACTAAAGAAGACCTGAAACGAAGAAACCCCAAGCTATACGGCGCAGTAACTGCCTACAGGGCAGGCTACCTTCCACAAGAGCGACGGGATATAGAGAATCGTCTAAAAACCAAGGACTTGATCGGTTTGGTTTCAACAAACGCGCTAGAGCTCGGCATCGATATAGGTTCATTGGATGCCGTGATAATTTCGGGTTATCCCGGGACAGTCATATCCACCTGGCAGCAGGCCGGACGTGCAGGCAGAAGCAAAAACGATTCAACCGTAACCTTGGTTGCCTTTCAGAACCCGCTTGATCAGTACTTCATGAAGCACCCCCAAGACTTCTTTGAAAGACCGCATGAGCAGGCAATTATTGACCTGCATAATCGGCAAATCACTTCAGGCCACATTATGTGCGCCGCTGACGAGCTGCCCCTAACCGATTCCGACGAAAAATTCTTTCCAGAACTCTTCAAAGAAAGCATACACGCACTTTCAGAAAAAGACCTTCTTAAAAAAACCGCTCAAGGCTGGGTTTACTCTGGGCTGGAGCGGGCAACCAGAGTTGTTAACCTCGAAAGCATCAGCGGAAAAACCGTGAAGGTGCTCTGCAATGGGTATGTTCTTGAAACGCTTCCCTTAAACAAGGCTTATGAAGAAACCCATGCGGGGGCAATTCTGCTACATCAGGGCGAAACCTACCGCTCAGAAGAACTAAACCTCGAAAATTGTACTGCAACGGTTCGGAAAGAGAGCACCAACTATTATACTGAAACACAAAAAACCGTCGAAGTAGCAATCAAGAAGACATTGGAGGAAACACAAAAAACATTCAAAACGACTTTGGGCGAATTAACAATCACTGAAAATTATCCTTCATATGTAGTAAAAGCTAATGATGTAATTTTCAAAAAGCATACGCTTGATTTGCCCTCTTCGTCTTTCTCAACGGTAGGTATGTGGTTTACTGTTCCTGAGCAGGTCAGAGAAGAAATTGAAGAGGCTGGCTTGAATTTTGACGGTGGGTTGCATGCTCTTGAACATGCGATTATTGCGATGGCGCCAATGTTTGCAATGTGTGACCGATGGGATATAGGTGGATTGTCAACAGCCGTACATGTGGACACGGGAAAACCGACAATTTTTATTTACGATGGTTTTGAGGGGGGAATTGGTATTTCAGAAAACCTCTATTCAAACATAAGACCCTTACTTGAAAAAACGTTTGAGTTGATTGAGACCTGTGAATGCAAAGATGGTTGCCCATCATGCATTTACTCGCCTAAATGTGGAAACGGGAACGACCCATTAGATAAGAAGGCAGCATACGTCATTTTGCAGCGTTTACTCAAATGA
- a CDS encoding glycosyltransferase: MVFEGFFQWLGSLTIWDFILIFWLFLLVDAARTIGKPIILLLHKPFEKKPNAVSIYRPKISIIIPAHNEEAVIVKSIKSALDADYPNKEVIVVDDGSKDRTYQLASFFAANGSIKLVHREKSSGSKAMALNYGILFASGDVLVMVDADTLIAHDALNKLVATLDEPDVSAASGNVRILGGDRGKRNLLVRLQEYEYFVAFDLGRRFSSLIGTMIIISGAFGAFQSKELKTLGRYDKDTITEDFDLTIKLRKLHKKLVYVDDAVSYTIAPDSWRAWRTQRIRWTYGEAETIWKHRNLFRRKGFERRSVLALYDMLFNDVVLLVLRAAWFVSLLFIFSYTILYVFILMFVMYFLLEFFSVILGAVISGHKSNLKYLPLGPVMVLFYRPYYAIVRSRAFLKWMLKKPTAW; this comes from the coding sequence ATGGTTTTTGAGGGTTTTTTCCAGTGGCTAGGCAGCTTAACCATCTGGGATTTTATTCTAATCTTTTGGCTATTCCTCCTTGTTGACGCCGCCCGAACCATCGGTAAACCCATCATTTTGTTACTCCACAAACCATTCGAGAAAAAACCCAACGCCGTCTCTATCTATAGACCCAAAATTTCAATCATTATCCCCGCCCATAACGAAGAAGCCGTGATCGTGAAATCAATCAAATCTGCCTTAGACGCGGACTACCCCAACAAAGAAGTAATCGTGGTCGACGACGGTTCCAAAGATAGAACCTATCAGTTGGCAAGTTTTTTTGCCGCAAATGGCTCCATTAAGCTGGTTCACCGGGAAAAGTCAAGCGGAAGCAAAGCCATGGCGCTAAACTATGGTATCCTGTTCGCGTCTGGCGACGTGTTAGTCATGGTTGATGCTGACACGCTCATTGCACATGATGCACTCAACAAACTTGTTGCTACTTTAGATGAACCCGACGTGAGCGCTGCTTCAGGAAACGTTCGCATCCTCGGCGGAGACAGAGGCAAACGAAACCTCTTGGTTCGCCTCCAGGAATATGAGTATTTTGTTGCCTTCGATTTGGGACGCCGTTTCAGCTCCCTTATTGGAACCATGATTATTATTTCAGGCGCGTTTGGCGCTTTCCAAAGCAAAGAACTCAAGACACTGGGGCGATATGACAAGGACACTATCACTGAAGACTTTGATTTAACCATAAAACTACGCAAACTGCACAAAAAATTGGTCTATGTAGACGATGCGGTTTCATACACCATCGCTCCAGATTCTTGGAGGGCTTGGAGAACCCAGAGGATACGTTGGACTTACGGGGAAGCCGAGACCATTTGGAAACATAGAAATCTGTTTCGCCGCAAAGGCTTTGAACGGCGCTCAGTTTTAGCCCTCTATGACATGTTATTTAACGATGTAGTTTTGCTTGTGCTTAGGGCAGCTTGGTTTGTTAGCTTATTATTTATTTTTTCGTATACCATTCTTTACGTTTTTATTCTTATGTTCGTGATGTATTTTTTACTCGAGTTTTTTTCCGTGATTTTGGGCGCAGTCATATCGGGACACAAAAGTAACCTGAAATATTTACCGCTGGGACCCGTGATGGTTCTGTTTTATCGTCCCTACTATGCAATTGTGCGGTCTCGGGCTTTCCTGAAGTGGATGCTCAAAAAACCAACAGCTTGGTAA
- a CDS encoding chloramphenicol acetyltransferase, with translation MKTKIDLNTWPRREHYDYFGSCDDPFFGVVVNVDCTKAHQRCKKLGESIFLCYMYESIKALNLVENFRYRIIDGEVWLFDRVHAGTTIGRGDSFGFALFEFTDSFAEFKGIAEKEISEVQKTVGLRVDENALRIDVIHYTTLPWFSFTGLKHEKNISREESIPKIAFGKFFEANGKTLMPVSVSANHGLVDGYHVAKFLEYFQAGLDKPA, from the coding sequence ATGAAAACCAAAATCGACCTCAACACGTGGCCTAGACGAGAGCATTACGATTATTTTGGCAGCTGCGATGACCCCTTTTTTGGCGTGGTAGTTAACGTTGACTGCACAAAGGCGCATCAACGCTGCAAGAAGTTGGGGGAGTCGATTTTTCTTTGTTACATGTATGAGTCGATTAAGGCATTAAATCTGGTTGAGAATTTTAGGTACCGAATCATCGATGGCGAAGTGTGGCTCTTTGACAGGGTACATGCGGGCACAACGATTGGTCGGGGGGACTCTTTTGGCTTTGCTCTCTTCGAGTTCACCGATAGCTTCGCCGAGTTTAAGGGGATAGCCGAAAAAGAAATCTCTGAAGTCCAAAAAACGGTGGGGCTGCGGGTAGACGAAAACGCTCTGCGAATCGATGTTATACATTACACGACGTTGCCTTGGTTTAGTTTCACAGGGTTAAAGCATGAGAAGAATATTTCCCGCGAAGAAAGCATCCCCAAAATCGCGTTTGGTAAATTCTTTGAGGCTAACGGCAAAACCCTGATGCCTGTTTCCGTCAGCGCCAACCATGGCTTGGTCGATGGGTATCATGTGGCAAAGTTTTTAGAGTACTTTCAAGCGGGCCTAGATAAACCCGCCTAA
- a CDS encoding DUF996 domain-containing protein, producing MATSFEYCKTLAMEGSILLILGVVPYVGWVLGIVGIFLLVRAMREFASYYQDNSIYHNAVGGIKYYIVALIALGVSGAGFIVGLVVTDIVSPLSVGNVVGVTVGAVFLVVAFIFYILAAARLRKTFNALAQKTGEHSFATAGMLLWIGSILTIIVIGLLLIFIAWVFAIVGFFSMKSPMQKQYNSQTYEYTPSQPQPTTTSTETYCSNCGAPLKPQDTYCSSCGKKVE from the coding sequence ATGGCGACAAGTTTCGAATACTGCAAAACCTTAGCAATGGAAGGCTCAATCCTACTCATACTAGGCGTAGTTCCATACGTCGGCTGGGTCTTAGGCATCGTAGGCATCTTTCTTTTAGTCCGAGCCATGAGAGAATTCGCCAGCTACTACCAAGACAACAGCATCTACCACAACGCTGTTGGCGGCATCAAATATTACATTGTTGCCTTAATCGCGTTAGGAGTTTCAGGCGCAGGATTCATCGTTGGCTTAGTCGTCACAGATATAGTCAGTCCATTGAGCGTAGGCAACGTTGTTGGAGTAACCGTTGGCGCCGTATTCCTTGTCGTCGCGTTCATATTTTACATACTTGCCGCTGCTCGACTAAGAAAAACCTTCAACGCGTTAGCACAGAAAACAGGGGAACACTCGTTTGCTACTGCAGGCATGCTGCTCTGGATAGGCTCCATCTTAACAATAATCGTGATAGGTTTACTGCTAATCTTCATCGCTTGGGTATTTGCAATAGTTGGGTTCTTCTCCATGAAGTCACCCATGCAGAAGCAATACAACTCGCAAACCTACGAATACACTCCATCACAACCTCAACCCACAACAACCTCAACAGAGACCTATTGCTCAAATTGCGGTGCCCCACTAAAGCCTCAGGACACTTACTGTTCTAGCTGCGGCAAAAAAGTGGAATAA
- a CDS encoding sugar phosphate isomerase/epimerase, producing the protein MQQLDKKTSSTFNIGINARMIKEVLKGPIDAEEVDLIEISIGDSGVLKKEIDYKLLEEFRSLSNKFSIHGPYTNDDYFGNTVNWGVLSKRNFEVMEKVFTIADYLDAQYIVLHGDRADGDYREAFLNVIANLKQLAKMAADHSLTLLLENLHKEKRGDRIGVLPHEILQVLETVDEENLKFCFDVGHGNLSANQYRFELTDFVVKLAPYLSHMHIHDNMGIPEVVDERFGDQHLPVGMGKIDYNKIFSAIQGLNVKNLVLELRPQNDKEAVLKSIALLNDARN; encoded by the coding sequence ATGCAGCAACTAGACAAGAAAACGTCCTCCACGTTCAACATAGGCATCAACGCCCGCATGATTAAAGAAGTCCTCAAGGGTCCCATAGACGCAGAAGAAGTTGACCTCATAGAAATCAGTATAGGCGATTCAGGCGTCCTCAAAAAAGAAATCGACTACAAGCTCCTTGAAGAATTCCGCAGCTTAAGCAACAAATTCTCCATCCATGGCCCCTACACCAACGACGACTATTTCGGTAACACGGTAAACTGGGGTGTACTTAGCAAACGAAACTTTGAGGTTATGGAAAAAGTGTTCACCATCGCCGACTATTTAGATGCCCAATACATCGTGCTGCACGGCGACAGGGCAGATGGCGACTACCGTGAAGCCTTCCTAAATGTTATTGCCAATCTAAAACAACTTGCCAAGATGGCAGCCGACCACTCCCTAACTCTGCTACTGGAGAACCTGCACAAAGAAAAACGCGGAGACCGCATCGGAGTCCTACCCCACGAAATCCTGCAGGTACTCGAAACGGTGGATGAGGAGAATTTGAAGTTCTGCTTTGATGTTGGACACGGAAACCTATCCGCAAACCAATACAGATTTGAACTTACAGACTTCGTAGTCAAACTTGCACCCTATCTTTCCCATATGCATATCCACGACAACATGGGCATTCCTGAGGTTGTGGATGAGCGATTCGGCGACCAGCATCTCCCGGTAGGTATGGGAAAGATCGATTACAACAAAATCTTTAGCGCCATCCAGGGCTTGAACGTGAAGAATCTGGTTTTAGAGTTGCGCCCTCAAAACGACAAAGAAGCCGTCCTCAAAAGCATAGCTCTTCTGAATGATGCAAGAAACTAA
- a CDS encoding glycosyltransferase family 39 protein: MVNFSWDKREISLLALVLAVSALVRVLLFPLQGYQTDTNCFTSWFSTATTYGIHDFYQNAGFADYPPFNVYIFWFFGSLANAANLSMAAMVKVVPNLFDLATGLLIYMFVRRQATFKVALLSTALYVFNPAVIYNAAVWGQYDAVYTFFLVLSLFLALKDKPEAAAITFALGILVKPQGIALAPLLILLIYMKSNVKRLLTSIAAFALMVLLVAAPFEWTGGNPITFLSNIYFGAYGGYAVTSANAFNLWGLVGLWASDAGGLFIVGWALFGVATTFTLFVLYKRFGFSGDYLAIFAAFMLLFSFFMLPTRIHERYMFPAISMLAIMFPLLKKTRLLYGVLTATLFVNEAYVLNALVAAYPGFADLRGDPVVLAVSVINLLMLVYAVYLMWNELKGQGWLKAHPAKEPIEVGGTT; this comes from the coding sequence GTGGTTAACTTCTCATGGGATAAACGTGAAATTAGTCTTTTAGCGTTGGTTCTTGCCGTTTCCGCTTTAGTTAGGGTTCTGCTGTTTCCCCTACAAGGCTACCAAACCGACACGAATTGTTTTACTTCGTGGTTTAGCACGGCGACAACTTACGGCATACACGACTTCTACCAGAATGCTGGATTTGCCGATTACCCACCGTTTAACGTTTACATATTCTGGTTCTTCGGCTCATTGGCAAACGCCGCTAACCTCAGCATGGCAGCCATGGTTAAAGTCGTCCCCAACCTCTTCGACTTAGCCACGGGACTGCTCATTTACATGTTTGTCCGTCGGCAAGCCACCTTTAAAGTTGCCTTACTCTCCACCGCCCTCTACGTCTTTAACCCCGCAGTCATCTACAACGCTGCAGTCTGGGGGCAATATGACGCCGTCTACACCTTCTTCTTGGTGCTTTCGCTGTTTCTGGCGCTTAAAGACAAACCCGAAGCCGCTGCTATCACGTTCGCGTTAGGCATACTAGTAAAACCGCAGGGCATCGCGTTAGCGCCGCTGCTCATACTATTGATTTACATGAAGAGCAACGTAAAGCGGCTACTCACCTCTATTGCAGCATTTGCCTTGATGGTTCTGCTGGTGGCTGCGCCGTTTGAGTGGACTGGCGGGAACCCCATAACGTTCCTTAGCAACATCTATTTTGGCGCCTACGGCGGCTACGCCGTTACCTCGGCAAATGCGTTTAATCTATGGGGGCTGGTTGGTCTTTGGGCGTCAGATGCAGGTGGCTTATTCATCGTGGGTTGGGCACTGTTTGGAGTCGCCACAACATTCACGCTCTTTGTCCTGTATAAGCGGTTTGGATTTTCAGGCGATTACCTTGCGATTTTCGCGGCGTTTATGCTGTTGTTTAGCTTCTTTATGTTACCCACGCGAATTCATGAACGTTACATGTTCCCAGCAATAAGCATGCTCGCAATAATGTTCCCCTTACTAAAGAAAACCCGTCTACTGTACGGGGTTTTGACGGCAACCTTGTTTGTTAACGAAGCCTACGTGTTAAACGCGCTTGTCGCTGCTTACCCCGGATTTGCAGACCTAAGAGGAGACCCTGTAGTTTTGGCGGTGAGCGTTATCAATTTATTAATGCTCGTTTATGCTGTTTATCTGATGTGGAATGAACTTAAGGGGCAGGGATGGCTAAAAGCCCATCCAGCCAAAGAACCGATTGAAGTGGGGGGAACAACATGA